The Larimichthys crocea isolate SSNF chromosome XI, L_crocea_2.0, whole genome shotgun sequence genome has a segment encoding these proteins:
- the wnt16 gene encoding protein Wnt-16, whose protein sequence is MERRMCGVRHMCTLTLLLVSVCPLCCRASWMWLGVTSVGVPEKLGCANLPLSPKQRDLCRKKLFLLPSIQDGARLAITECQSQFRHERWNCSTRDQPPVFGYESTSGTKETAFIYAVMAAGLVHAVTRSCSHGNMTECGCDSRLQGTGSTAEGWHWGGCSDHIQYGTWFSRKFIDNGVKNMSTTRGGYTLTTMNQHNTEVGRQAIHRTMSTHCRCHGVSGSCAVKTCWKTMAAFEHVGAYLKERYERSIQVLDRSRRKTRRKDQRRLPDKQQLIFLNKSPNYCLEDQRRGVAGTRGRRCNRSSTGSDGCNLLCCGRGYNTHVVRHVERCECKFVWCCYVRCRRCESMNDMHTCK, encoded by the exons GTGGTTGGGTGTGACCTCGGTGGGCGTCCCGGAGAAGCTGGGCTGTGCGAACCTCCCTCTGAGCCCCAAACAGCGCGACCTGTGCAGGAAGAAGCTCTTTCTGCTGCCCAGCATCCAGGACGGAGCCCGGCTCGCCATCACAGAGTGTCAGAGCCAGTTCAGACACGAGAGGTGGAACTGCTCCACCAGAGACCAACCGCCCGTGTTCGGATACGAGTCCACGAGCG GAACCAAAGAAACAGCATTTATCTACGCGGTGATGGCAGCAGGGCTCGTCCACGCCGTCACACGCTCCTGCAGTCACGGCAACATGACGGAGTGTGGCTGTGACAGTCGGCTGCAGGGCACCGGCTCAACTGCAGAGGGTTGGCACTGGGGCGGCTGCTCAGACCACATCCAGTACGGGACCTGGTTCAGCCGCAAGTTCATTGACAATGGCGTCAAGAACATGTCAACAACCAGAGGAGGATACACGCTGACCACCATGAACCAGCACAACACTGAGGTCGGCCGACAG GCCATTCACCGGACGATGTCCACACACTGTCGTTGTCATGGCGTCTCTGGCTCCTGTGCAGTGAAGACGTGTTGGAAGACGATGGCGGCATTTGAGCATGTCGGTGCGTACCTGAAGGAGCGGTACGAGCGCAGCATCCAGGTGTTGGACCGGTCAAGGAGGAAAACGAGGAGAAAGGATCAGCGTCGCCTCCctgacaaacagcagctcatcTTCCTCAACAAATCCCCAAACTACTGTCTCGAGGACCAGCGGCGAGGTGTGGCCGGCACCAGAGGACGCCGCTGCAACCGGTCCTCTACCGGCTCTGATGGCTGCAACCTGCTGTGCTGTGGTAGAGGATACAACACACATGTAGTGAGACACGTCGAGCGCTGCGAGTGCAAGTTTGTCTGGTGCTGCTACGTCCGCTGCAGGCGCTGTGAGAGCATGAACGACATGCACACCtgtaaataa